DNA from Drosophila busckii strain San Diego stock center, stock number 13000-0081.31 chromosome 2R, ASM1175060v1, whole genome shotgun sequence:
ATTAGGGTGGATCGATTTTTATGGATGAAAAAAcgaaatcaatttttatagaaaagtCGTAATGTGCGGAAAAATCTCAGAATCTATACTATTTTTGCAGAAATAAATTGACCCCcctattaaacatatttacatgTTATTTAATGATAGCATTAAATGAGTCACattcatttttcttttggctgCCGAAGTAAAAACAGTGAAATGCTTATTCACATAGGTTTTGTGGTTTTATTATCACTAACCTTGATCAGCTTAAACTATATAGTAAGTAACTGtggtattttatttattaacattttcatGTTGTCAATTTCTTTCGTAGAATACAGCAGATATAAAGTTTACAAATATCATATGTAAATCGTTCAATAAATCCTGGGTAGGGATAAATAAATGTCGACTGCGCGCTATCAATCGGAAGAAGACAGTACTTAACtttaattgcacatttttaCATCCCGTTACAAATATGGATGTGcattttcaaatgtttaaaagAGGAAATGGCTATCATCCATGGATGTTTAATTTTACGGTTGATATCTGTCGATTTCTTCGGAAGCCCTATAACCCATttggcattattttatttaaggcTGGCAGgcattttacaaatttcaatCACTCATGTCCTTATATGGTGTGTAGTACCATGtttcaaaaatgatttatattttattgatttacttTGTTCTAGGGCGATCAAATAGTGGATGGTCTACACGTGGATTACAAGGCAATGCAGGTGCCTTTACCAAGTGGAGAGTTCTTGTTTCAAATGACTTGGTATTTTAATAAGATAGTACAACATATAACAAGTGTTTATGCTACCATAAAGGAagattaaataattgcataagtacacttgacatttatttaagaCTCTAAtactattatatttattatttaagtttgttttataactttaaattttctttcatttaCCATAAAGAAGAACCAACCAGACAGTAATGCCTTGAACGATTCGAACTTGAATGATTTGTGTAACTAATGTGGGTAACTAATTTACATAGTTTtggttattttaatttttaataaaataactaaataaaacattttcggctttgcttttgctttattcatTGCTTTGTCGAAATAACAAGCAGCACTTTTCTCATGAATAATATTGCCAGTGGACTGAACAAATAAACTACACAAtagaatattaaattcaaatttaaaatatattatattatatatgtaaatctacagcaataagtaaaatatttcaaattaatgtaCATACTGCACagctttaattttgtgcaattaacaaaaacattaatgaacaattaaacatatttacgtATTATTTGATGATTTCATTTGATGAGGCTtattcatttttcttttgcctaCCTAAGTAAAAACAGTTAAATGCTTAAACACATAGGCTTTGTGGTTTTCTTGTCACTAACCATGATCAGCTTAAACTATATTGTAAGTAAGGCtggtattttatttataaaatttttaattttgctaatttCTTTTGTAGGGTACAGCAGATGTAAAGTTCACAAATCTCATCTGTAAATCGTTCAATAAATCTTGGGTAGTGATAAATAAATGTCGACTGCGCGCTATCAATCGCAAAAGGACAGTAATTAACTATAATTGCACATTGTTACATCCTGTTACAAATATGGATGTGcattttcaaatgtttaaaagAGGAAATGGCTATCATCCATGGATGTTTAATTTTACGGTTGATGTGTGtcgatttaaattaaacaataaacaattattattaattatttaaagagcTATATAAACCCGAAATCAATCATTCCTGTCCTTATGTGGTGTGTGCTAATGTGTTAAGAAAAAGATTTAATTTTCTAGTGATTTACTTTATTCGAGGGTGATCAGATTGTGGATGGTCGCACGTAGATTAAAGGCAATGCAAGTGCCTTTACCAGTGGGAGGTTCGTGTTGGAATAACGTGGTATTTTAATAAGAAGAGCACAACATTAACAATGTTTATGTTACCTAAAGGAGGATTAGATAATTGCAATAGTATTATTTGACATTGATTATCAGACACTTACACCAGTTTGTGCATCTTTGTTCGAAGGAACGTATTAAGtttgttaaaaactttaaatttcttttcatCTACACAAGAcgaaatgtacatatattattgAGCTTTTGTCCAACCTACGTAAACAGTCACAGAAGATTATTTTCtgattttttgatttttttgatattatggaaaaaaatataatataatatatgagACCTAATGAACATGCcagaaattatttgtttatatgtttggGCACGCTCATTTTCAAATTCCAGTTTAGGCGAAACAGACAGCAATGCTAAACTCATTGCATTTCTAATTTTACTGTCTCCTTTGGCTAATCTGAGTAAATTATATAGTAAGTATGTACCACATTTATTGATAGCTGTGAATCAACCAACTGTCTTTTTTAACTATGCATACATCAGAATCAAGTTCACAACCTATGTAGTCTTCAAATGAATCCCTGGGGGTTGGTAAACAAATGCCGTCTGCGTGCTGGTTAATCGTAAAAGACAACTATCAACTATATTGCACACATTGCTATATCCTGTTACTAATAtggatttgcatttgcaaatgaTTTAAGAAGAGAATGGCTATATCATGGAATGTTTAATTTTCAGTTGATGTAAATGTGTCGATTTCTTTCGGGGGCCTAAACCCAGTTGaagtattattataaaattagcaaaattttACAAACTTCAATCATCTGTCCATATGTGGATGTGCTAGTGAGTTTCAAATGATTATTACTCACGAATTAAATTGCGATTTGATATTATCTGTAGGGCGATCAATTGGGATGGTATGTACGTGGAATTATAAGGCATAGGCGGTTGCCTTACCAACTGGAGAGTATTTATTGAAGTAACGGGGTTTTCAATAgagagcacacacatatacaaatgtttttttccGCGTAAAGGAGATAAAAATTGTGTGCATTAATATTTGGTTTACTAAGCTTTTTAGTGACTTAAAATTCTACTCACatccaaataaaattattaacacaTGTTTTGGTAATGAAATAACTTATGCGTACAGAGAGATTAATTTTCTGCATTTGTGGAggaattaaatgcaattttcctaatgattatgattaataccaatgaaaatatttatatagtttttaattgctaattataaGATATTAGAAATACACTCTAATTAATCATTCGATGTCTAAGCAAGCACAGGCAATGTTTAAATTATCTCGTTTTGCCGTTTTACTTGCTTTACTGTTTGGTaaagtattaatattataggagttataaaaattagtaCTTAAGTTAAAGATATCTTGAATATTACTAAGTTTATCTTTTAACGTAGCTACACGCAGAAATAAAGTCACAACTTAATTTGTTAAGTCCTTAATGATCTGGGTGacattataaaatatgcgTCTACGCGCGTGAATCGCAAAAGGAAACACAAATGTTAACGCACTATA
Protein-coding regions in this window:
- the LOC117134725 gene encoding uncharacterized protein LOC117134725 — its product is MRNVIKVCFALSILQFTNTADIKFTNIICKSFNKSWVGINKCRLRAINRKKTVLNFNCTFLHPVTNMDVHFQMFKRGNGYHPWMFNFTVDICRFLRKPYNPFGIILFKAGRHFTNFNHSCPYMGDQIVDGLHVDYKAMQVPLPSGEFLFQMTWYFNKIGDQIVDGLHVDYKALQVPIPSGEYLLEITWIFNKRPQLITNVYVTIKED